A DNA window from Lagenorhynchus albirostris chromosome 5, mLagAlb1.1, whole genome shotgun sequence contains the following coding sequences:
- the UPK1B gene encoding uroplakin-1b, giving the protein MAKDDSTVRCFQGLLIFENVIIGMCGIALTAECIFFVSDQHSLYPLLEATDNDDIYGAAWIGMFVGICFFCLSVLGIAGIMKSNRKLLLVYFILMFIVYGFEVASCITAATQRDFFTPNLFLKQMLERYQNNSPPNNDDQWKNNGVTKTWDRLMLQDNCCGVNGPSDWQKYTSAFRTENNDADYPWPRQCCVMNNLKEPLNLEACKLGVPGYYHNQGCYELISGPMNRHAWGVAWFGFAILCWTFWVLLGTMFYWSRIEY; this is encoded by the exons ATGGCCAAAGATGACTCCACTGTTCGTTGCTTCCAGGGCCTGCTgatttttgaaaatgtgattattGGT atGTGCGGCATCGCCCTGACTGCAGAGTGCATCTTCTTTGTGTCCGACCAACACAGCCTCTACCCGCTGCTTGAAGCCACTGACAATGATGACATCTATGGGGCAGCCTGGATTGGCATGTTTGTCGGCATCTGCTTCTTCTGCCTGTCTGTCCTGGGCATTGCAGGCATCATGAAGTCCAACAGGAAACTTCTTCTGGTG TATTTCATTCTGATGTTTATTGTATATGGCTTTGAAGTGGCATCTTGTATCACAGCAGCAACACAACGAGACTTC TTCACACCCAACCTCTTCCTGAAGCAGATGCTGGAGAGGTACCAAAACAACAGTCCTCCAAACAATGACGACCAGTGGAAAAACAACGGAGTCACCAAGACCTGGGACAGGCTCATGCTCCAG GACAATTGCTGTGGTGTAAATGGACCATCAGACTGGCAGAAATACACCTCTGCCTTCCGGACTGAGAATAACGATGCCGACTACCCCTGGCCTCGTCAGTGCTGTGTTATGAACAACCTTAAAGAACCTCTCAACCTGGAGGCCTGCAAACTAGGGGTACCTGGATACTATCACAATCAG GGCTGCTATGAACTGATCTCTGGACCAATGAACCGACACGCCTGGGGGGTTGCGTGGTTTGGATTTGCCATTCTCTGTTGGACT TTTTGGGTTCTCCTGGGTACCATGTTCTACTGGAGCAGAATTGAATATTAA